cggcgttACGACACGTCAATCTCCATTCAAGTCGTTGACAGCTGTAGAAGTAACCTCCGCCCACTCGTCTGTCCGGTAGTATTCTGGCTGCAGGTCACTCAGGCACGTCTTAGCAATCTCAGTCATGAATTCCGAAATTTGGCAAGGTGTGAGTGATCGCATGATTTTTAGTTGCCCGTATGTCCTTTGCAGCATCGAAATATGGCCATAGGGCTGTCAATATGAGGGAGCCGCCCCAAGAGTTCGCTTCCAAGACTCTGCAGAAAGAAGCCAAATGCTTGACGGACCCCTCTGATGCCCCATTGAGTCTAGCCCGTTTAATTGAGTGTCATGCAGAATATGTGGGTGCATTCCAGGACCGAGTGGAGTTGAAGACGTTTTGGTGCCTGGATTCGAGAAGTGTTTGCAGATGCAGACGGGCCGGTCTCATTGCTGGCGGACGGACCGGCGGATCGTGGGATCGGATAAAGGTTCCGCCGGACTTTCTCATGTCTGACGCCAGAAAATTTGGGAGCTCCCCGGGCCGTCTGTCCAAAGCTATTGTTGCTGATCCAATTCTTCGCCATCACCCTTTCAACAAGCTTTTCCGTCTCTCCTTGTCAAACACTGTCTAGTATCTCAACAACCCCCCTCAGAAACATATCGAAAATGCTCTCCATCAGATCCATCGCGCGCTCTGCGCCCAGAACCCTTACTCGCCTTTCCCTCAGACAGACCGCGGCGCGCCCCAGTGCCTTCATCAAGGCCTCCTCTTGGAGTGCCGCCGTCCAGACCCAGCGCGCATCTGCCTTCTCCAGCTCCGCTTTCAGGAAAGCGGCCGACGCTGAGACCGACGCGGAGCTcgtcgccaagctcgagAGCGAGCTGCagttcgaggacgaggtcaagCAGAACGAGCAGCTCCCTGCGAGCGTCAAGGATTTCATCGACAACAGCCCCTTTGAAATCCACGACATCCccggcaaggaggaggtcaagCTTACGCGCAACTTTGGCGAGGAGAAGTAAGTCTTGTGCATCTCCATGAACAGCTCAGTCAGGATTGTAGACTAATAACTACCGTCAGGATCACCGTCACTTTCTCCATTGCCGACTTGGCCAACTACGACCCCGAGATGTACGAGAACGACCGCGCtctcgaggacgaagagTTCGACTCCGATGTCCAGAATCCCAACAAGCAATCCGGCGTCCAGGCCTCTGGCGGCGCCCGCTCCGCCAACGCTGAGGAGCAgcttgaggaggaagagggcgacctcgacgaggccgctcCCCCTTGCCGTATgagcatcgtcgtcgagaagcccGGAAAGACCCCTGGCGCGCTCAACATCGACGCCACTGCCCAGGACGGCGCCATCGTTGTCGACAACATGTTCTACtacgaggacggcaagctcGCCCACGCTGGcaacgccgagctcgcccaCGCCCGTGGTGATATCTACCCTGGCCCCCCCTtcggcagcctcgacgaggacctgcAGATCCTGATGGAGCGCTACCTCGAGGAGCGCGGCATCACCCAGGCCCTGGCCGTCTTCGCGCCTGACTACATTGACGTCAAGGAGCAGCGCGAGTACGTCCGGTGGTTGAACAACGTCAAGGGTTTCGTCAGCGCCTAAGCCTTGGGACAATCAGCACTCAACCTACACCACACAAAACGGAGCCGAGGACCAAAAATCTGGGAGGAAAGACTTGAATGATGTATGATGGCGGACGCGCGCGCGTGAGTGCGCGAGAAGTGTAAGATGATACGAAACCACCCCTGCAAAAGGAAGCTTCTTGGCTTGTCTCAAAAGCTGTTTCCACTCTGTAATGTACCATATCATAGCCTGGCCGGCGTGCCGGTCGACATAACAAACTACATAATAACAAACAATTCTCCTGCACGTCCTTTTTTCCCTGAGGCCCCGGACGAGTTGATCGGATCTTGCCTGTCTTGCCTGCTGCCTGACGCCTTGGACTTCGTCCCCTCCCGCCATCCTTCCCCTCGCCCCGACAACCCTCCTTTGTTGTCGTCTTGACCTGTCCCAATGACTTAAATGCCTTAGCAGGTGCAGTATGCGCTTGGAACCGCATACGTAAGTCTTCTGACATCACATTGGCCTTACGGTTGGATGCCCTGCGTTGCCTACCCAAGGATGCGGCATCGCGAGGGTCCTTTTCCGCGCCAGCAACCCGAGAATGGAGAGGTTGTGTCTGTCACCCGCCGTGTTGCCAGCTTTGCTTTTGACGAAAGCATCCAAtacgagaaggaagaaacCGTAACGACCAGCGGAAATCCCCTTGACATGAGGATGAATAGACATGACGATGGCATGGTTTGCGGCTCTTGATGACACTCGGTGACAGTGATTGGAGTTTTCCTGCCTCATCAGTAGAAGAGAATGGAGGAAATGTGGAAGCAGTAAGGTGGCAGCTGATTACAAATCGATGTAAAATATTTTCATGTGGCTCATCAAGTGAACCCTGAACGTCTGCTCTACTATCTGAGTCAAGAAGTAAAGAACTGAGGACAAAGGAAAAAGACATTGTCAAAGAAGGCTTCAAGTCTAAATACGTCCACTAGGAGTAAACATGATCCCGGTCCACAAAACGCATCCGCAAGCCTTTTGGTGTCCCCAGGAACTCAACAGCAGGATGGTATTGAGAGTTCCGTTTATACTCACTGACCATGACGCGGATTCCGCGATCCCAAAGTGGTCCCCATAGATTGCACAGATCCTCCAAACAATGCCCTTCGACAGCTACCCAGCGTTTCAGGATGGGGAAGAGACTTACTTCGATTGGTAACACCGTTCCCATAGGGGGCGGCCAGTCGGAAGAGGGCTGTCTGAAGCGTACGGAGGATGTAGTCAGGATTCTGAGGTTTGGAAACCTCAAGACGGCCTCAACATGCCGGGGGGGTCATCTCGAGCAGACCCCACATGTACTGGAATGCGGCGATCTGGACACTGTTAATGAGAGGCAGATCGGGGGCCATGACAAGAGGGTTAAGCAGCGCTTCCTGCAGGTGAGTGTTCCCAAGGTCCATTCTGAGCACAAATATGTCGAACCTAGGACAGATCCACGCCAAATTGAAGCACGGCCTTGACCCCGCCATCTGGAGCGACTGTTCGACCCGGGGGAAGCGTCGGTGAATCATCCTTCGCGCTTGACCATTGACACGGGTGAGTGTGCGCAGGAGCTCGAAACGCTGGAGGCATCTGGCGCGGTAACGATGCAAGGTCTCGTACCAGAGGGGGTTGAGGACCACACGGTGGCTGTCATTGATACCATTCAAGGCGCCGAGCTCCCATTGCATGACGTCCGTGAAGGCGCCATGCTCCGCAATTtcgacggcgccctcaaCGATGCTCAGGAAGATTTCGGGGAGGATATAAACGCCGGGTACGAGCTGCGAAGGCTCGGTGTCCGGGGGGGTGGCAGCAGAAGACATTTTGGTCGAAAGTTGCGGTGTAAGAGCGAGCATGCTTGTAAACAAGTCCGGACTGGATAATATGGCAGAGTCAGCAGAATATGTACACTATAGTATCAAACCGTGGTGCAGGAGAATTGTAGTTGTGTAGGGAAGAAGCAAGGCAATCGTGGCTAGGAGAATGAGGGCTGACATGATATATGCTACCAATTGACCTATCCCATCTGCCACGTAATCAAATGTTTGAATTGCCAAAAGTCACGTACAGTTGTCTTTGATCTCGAATGTCATCTTGAGCCTCGATCGGCCGGGACGATTCCGAGTGCAAGACAGTGGACACGATGAGCTGCTTGAATAATCCAGCCCAAGTCTGCCGTCTGGAAACGAAAGCATCAAAGCAGCTTGATGCAGATATCATTGTGGttgcctttttttctttcacAATCAAAGACTATGGTCCATTTGTTCGAACAAAGACGCAACCACAACAGTAGGAATTATGTTACAATCTACAAAGTAACGAAAAACAAGGACAGCCAACATCTTTGGTGCGATGCGGTTAGTCAACTTCATTGTAAGGAACAACATCAATTTACTACAGCAAACGCCGGCTGTTTCCGTTATTAGGATGAAGCAAAGTTTGATTAAATCGTCCTATAACTGTACGAAGCCAACCTGAATGTCTGTTATGTCTTAATGACAACCCGACCACTGTCTGCAGACTTCAACCTGTGATCCGACTCATCTCAGTAACCAGAACCAAGCAGCTTACAACTGACCTAAGACAAGATATAACTACAGGCTTCGGTAGCCCTGCAACCGCATACCAAGCTCACGTTCTAGTGGGTGAACAATCAAGCGCCAAACAGGTGGCTCGTAAAAGCACGTTTGCAGCATACTCTTCATGTGGACTCTCACTGCACCGCCTGGATCAGATAATGAGGCATCGTAAAGCATTTTCGCTACGTTTCGTCAAATGGTCGTGGAAACCCGTCCAAAGTCGCGGGATTGTAAAGAAGATCCAGCGTCTACAGCCTGATCCCGTACTTGGTGATCTGATCACAGCCGTATCCGACATCAAAGGCGCTTGAAGAAGTAAACCTTGAAGCCCGAATACATAAAAAAGATGTCCAAGAATGGAAGAAAACAGTAGAGTGTTCGGCCCAGCCAAGCTACCAGAACAGGGTCCCTGCCACATTGTTGCCTTCTTATCTCATCGTCCTCCACACAGCCCTGCCAGTGCGGTGGGTCATTGTCGGGTCGACATCTAGTAGGGCTTCTGGCCGATGCTGTCGAGTTGGTTAGCCTTCTGTTATCTGAGCGAAACATGTGTCTTGGAGAGACTTACAAGTTGCCGGGGGGCGAGTAGCGGGCGACAACGTAGGTGCCCTGGGAGTTGGTGGCGAGCGCCATGCCAACCTTGGTGGTGCTCTTCCAAACGATCTGGGTGTAGTGGCCGAAGCCCATGTAGTTGGAGGAGCTGATGGTCTCGCCGTTGTAGTCGGACTTCTCCGAGATCcaggcgttggcggcgttgacgtAGGGGCTGTCGGTGTTGGACTGCATGTACAGGTTCTCACCCTGGTCGGCGGTCTGAGAGTGCGTAAGGGAGCCGACGGAGAGCAGGTGGGTGGCCCACTCCtgagcgccggcggcgagggagtcGTCCCACTCGAGAGCCGGGACGCCGACCTCGGTCCGGGCAGCGTtgtgggcgtcgagggcggccttCTGGTCGGCAGTCAGACCGGATGAGCCGCTGGAAGGagcggtggtggcggcgacggccggggcggtggtggtggcggcgacctCTTCGACGGGGGCAGCATCGGGGGTCGGGACGACGGCCGGGGCCGTGGCTGTGGGAGCGGGAACGGTAATGGTGGAGGTCACGGCGCCCCACTTTCCGCCACCGAAGTGACCCCAGCCCCAGTAGGAGCCGGAAGGGCGGTCGGCTCTgtaggcggcggcctgggtggccagggcggcaacggcaacagcGGAGAAACGCATTTTGgtatgtttttttttttgggcgtttggggaggggaaaaaagggtCGAAATCACCGGGATTCTTGGATCTTGAAGGAGTGAACGGAGGATGGAACCTGCCAAGGCGTCGATAAAGCAACCGCTGAGGGTGGGAAAGGAGTGACAGACGCGAAAGGTCGAAGAAGTTGTACCTTGGGTGAGGAGGGGAGCGAGTCGAAACAGAAACGAGGACGACCGATCCGGGAGGTTATATACATTACACACTCATTTACTATTGCTTGCTCTGGTTCCTTGTTTGCCTCcaccacccatccatcctgCTGAGGTCGGAGGATTTTGCCGCTGCGGTATTAAACATGAGACGCGCGGTGATCTCCCGTATGCAAGCCTCCACATCAGAGATATTAAAACGGAAGACTGGCGTCTCACCATGCCGCCCTTTGAGCAAAAGCACTTACGAATGACCGAATCTCCTTGGAATCTAATAgggccgggggagggggtttgcGGCCCTTAGTGCGCCTTTTCTTCTACGTACATTTTACACACTAACAACGTGCAGGTTGTCCCAGGGCCGCGGAAGCGCGGGAGTTGGAAGAAGGCCTTGGTGGATAATGAACATTGTCATATTGTACGTACTGTGGGCCTCTGGCTGACATTGGAAACAACCCCGGATGCGTGGTTTAAAAAAGCGACTCCTTGCCTTGTTTCCCCCTCCCTGGTTATATTGTccctcccaccaccaccaccaccaccactgctCAAGCATCTTCAAGGATTTCTCTGGGACGTAGCCCTACCAGATTATGTCACATCAGTGGGTTGAGTCGCTGCCGGTAAATGGAAGGGACGCCATGTGGGGCCGAGTGTGCGGTCCAGGCAGTGGTCCAGAACCAAGTTCCGCCAGGGATGACATTTCACAACTCCTGCCGTATCCTCTAAGTTTCCCTCGTCTCAAGACCGGTCTCGAGACCGGTCTCTGGTCTCTGGTCTCTGGTTCGGGTTCGGGCTCCCTTGTTGCCTCGGGAGACCTCGAACTGACCGCCGTCTCTCCATACTCCTTGTTGACTTATCCCCAAGCAGCTTTATTTGGTGTTGTTCGCCTAACCCGGGGGGGGCACCCCCTCACCTGTCATTTCTTTCTCCGACATTTAACATTTCCTCCCCTCGCCTATTGATTAATGTTGCAGTCGAGCGGGCACCGTTTATTATGCTTTGCAGATCCCGCCAGGCGGGATGAGAAGTTGAAAGGGCGCCGTGGCAGGGACTCCGTTCGCCTCCTGATGCCAATTCCACATGCGGGGTACGGCCAATCAACAAGAGTTTGCATTGCTTCTTTGTTCCATTGTTGAACAGCTTCAAACTCTAGCCTCGGCTGGGCTCGACTCAGGGGGAAAGTAAAGTAAAGCCAAAGCAAGGGTTGGCACCGTACGGATGGATACCACTTTGCCAGCCGAGCCCAACGCATGCACATACGCATGCGTATCCTGCCTGCTTtcgagcttcttctcttttccccttctcccgtTGCCCCGGGTTCGAGCCTATCCCAAACTTGGATGACATTGGCCAACCGCGGGGGCGTTCTGGCGGCCAAGGCTCATGGTGGCGTCGCACGGGCCGGGCTGATGTTCCCACAGTGTCTGCGCCGTTGAATCCAGCTTGTCGGAAACCCAGAGTCGTTCATGTCATGCAACGAGAGGCCTAGACCTTTCCGTGGTTCGTCTGATCTCTTTTGCGTTCtctacctctctctctcctgaGCACCTTCTCGCACTGTCTCTCGTTAGCGTTCGTCATACACGCGGAGCGGAGAGTTAGATTACGTGGACTTCTAACTAGGTCAGTCGCATGAGTCTTTAATCCTCCCCCTTGCGTTGCACCATCTTCATCGCGGTCTATATGCCGCGTGTTATCGTCTCGTCGTGGTGGAACCCCGAGATTGCGAAATCGACTTGCCTGGTCTCGACCTGGTTGCATCCCGCCACCTGCGTTCAAGAAACTCCTGAACTCCCTGACCACGCTCCGAACTATCTCCATGTCTGCCGCACTGGCTTCGTTATTTGTTACAAATGCACACAGTCCCCGTCACCTTCGCGGTACTTCTCCAGTTTGACAGACTTGATCAGGACTTTGTGAGCTTTGAGTCCCTGAGCTTTGTTTGGGCAATTTCGCTGTTGCTTGTTTATCAACCCCAAACAACATTGTGCTTCCCAGCTCTTGCGTTTGTATTTTCTGCTCAAGAGCCACACCACTAGAATCCTGAACCCTCTACCATGCGAATCCTTTTAAATCACAGACTAGAAGTATTGTCTCGCAGCGGAGGAAAACCGCTGCCTCTCATTTCGCTTCGACATTTCTTGCCCTCCTGCAGGACCATCGTCTGCTAGTGGCTAGACTCAGATCCCCCAAGTGCGGCCAACACCCCCGATATCCGAATCAATCGTGAAATCTTTTCGGCTCTAAGCATTGTCTTAAAATATGCCGCTGGTTACGGTAAGGTCTTGGACGATCTGGGACACGGATGTGGCTGGCTGTGCTTGGTCTGTCGGTGGTGAGCTTGGTATTTATATCGGCGTCTGTGTGTTCAAGTCGTCCCGTCCGGCGTGTACGCGTGTGTGATTACAAACAGAAAGCAACCGGGAGTGCAATAAAAACCATATCTCCATGTTATAGGCTTGTCATGTTCCCAGCCAATAACCACCTCGCCCGAGCGACTTCGTTGACAAAACCAATCACAGCCGCTTTTCCACCGAAGTTTGTGCATCGGGCTGATGAGTTCAAAAGTAATTCTGGCTTTGTGCTCATCCTTTTCGTGGCAAAAATATCTTTGTTGCTAAGATATCCGTCGGAGCTGCCGCCTTGGTGATACCTGCCGGGTTTGGGGGCCGGGGCACCTTCGGAGCAAGTCGGTCAGATGTGGGGCGAATCCGGGCACGCCGGGTCTGCCGGGCCCAGTCTGTTCTCGCAGACGCTCACCGCCTGCCGAGTGCATAGAATGGTAACAAAGGACATTAAACAATACCTCAAGTCAAATTATCCATATGATACCTGGATTGTACGTTTGCATTGATGAGCGACGTTGAGTTGATACTCTGGCGTCTGGAATTCGTCTAGACAATAATGTCACATCGGGTCCCCCATCCTGGTGACACCTCAATTTCTCGACACGTTCCTGTTCCAAGTACTTGCATCTTTCAGGGCCCTAAGACTGTTTACTACACGTCTCTATTTGAACTATTCAGACCACACGACCACATCCACGACGTAAACGAACGCCTCAAAAACGCTAAACACAACAGGCATCGCCAACAAGAGCGACGAGACCGGGTCGGCGGTGACAGCCATGACCAGAAACGCGGCAGCTATCGTCGTTACAGCTGCCCAGACGGCGCGCTTTCTGCCTGTCGAGGTTCTGAAAACAATGCCGAAAGCATTGATCCAGAACGAGACCTCTAGGACAACCAGTTGGGCGATCTGGACCTCGCAAGATCCCGGAGGGGGCAGGAACTCGCTGCGATAGGGATTCGGTTTTCGCCGCTTTGTCGTTGGATTGCACGTCTAGGGAAAGTCAGGAGGTTTCCGAAAGTAATGATCGTTTTTGTGTATGGACGAGGGCTTTACCGGCAATCGGTACCCCCAGTTTGCCAGATGGTCTACCGAAAAGTCCCTGACGGCGAGAAGAATAGCGGATGTGATGATCCAGGCGAGGAGCAGCCGGATCAACGCCGAAGCCTCCTCACGGAAATCAAGTTCCCGCTGGCACGGAATCTCTGGCGAAGCGGACTCGATGTCATTGGTCTCAACGCAACGGCTCTCCGGTGAGCTTCCCTCGATTGACGACGGCACGGCGATTTTCGCGGCCTCGCATTGGGCGCCCCGTTCGTGCATGATATCTGGGGTGATTACCGAGACGGGCCAGTGCTTCGAGCAAACTCTCAACGCTGAACTACGACCTTTGGGTTTCActcctcgcggcggcggcggactcgTTGCCGGTCAATTTGAATGACTCCTGGGCGGTCaagcgacgacgatgcggtccGCCAGAGTGCGGGGAGACCGCCCTTGTTATGGCTGCACGCCTCCGGCGCCTACGAGGATTTCCCCCTCCGCAATAACGCAAAGTTGGGTCGGCTAGGGCGCCTGATGAGC
The DNA window shown above is from Colletotrichum destructivum chromosome 2, complete sequence and carries:
- a CDS encoding Putative CAP domain-containing protein, producing MRFSAVAVAALATQAAAYRADRPSGSYWGWGHFGGGKWGAVTSTITVPAPTATAPAVVPTPDAAPVEEVAATTTAPAVAATTAPSSGSSGLTADQKAALDAHNAARTEVGVPALEWDDSLAAGAQEWATHLLSVGSLTHSQTADQGENLYMQSNTDSPYVNAANAWISEKSDYNGETISSSNYMGFGHYTQIVWKSTTKVGMALATNSQGTYVVARYSPPGNFIGQKPY
- a CDS encoding Putative mitochondrial glycoprotein, which translates into the protein MLSIRSIARSAPRTLTRLSLRQTAARPSAFIKASSWSAAVQTQRASAFSSSAFRKAADAETDAELVAKLESELQFEDEVKQNEQLPASVKDFIDNSPFEIHDIPGKEEVKLTRNFGEEKITVTFSIADLANYDPEMYENDRALEDEEFDSDVQNPNKQSGVQASGGARSANAEEQLEEEEGDLDEAAPPCRMSIVVEKPGKTPGALNIDATAQDGAIVVDNMFYYEDGKLAHAGNAELAHARGDIYPGPPFGSLDEDLQILMERYLEERGITQALAVFAPDYIDVKEQREYVRWLNNVKGFVSA